A window of Longimicrobium sp. contains these coding sequences:
- a CDS encoding HAMP domain-containing sensor histidine kinase gives MNRIRRSTHLAPGSAFPVGLLLVLLGLSAVLAYQAVDAARSEARSTERALRGYASFATWELERRADDALRRRISASLGDVLARRPADAAALAADASRALAWCACANAVQGAVAAASGDGDRRIDISAAPAVAEWLRGDGMGRITATRAPGDSLRIEPILISGTRHLLIYRVVVGEDGRRAAGLLLDPARLAPAAFEDAYHAGALLPGAVRAAGQRDAVAAAVSTPDGGVVWRSPLPANAARDGAWVDAKIGAYPPEPLARGDVAQPLGGLFAGLTSRVSVRADAVVGATPQGPRTRLPLLLTVFGLTMALVCVAIVQLRRQQELVRLRDEFVSGVSHELRTPLAQIRLFSDLLDSGRLPTDEQRARSVRIIAEESRRLSWLVENILHFSRAQRGAARVQPNPVEAAPLVREIVDAFAPLARAREVDFAVEADDGIVVRVDPDALRQVLLNLLDNAVKYGPPGQTVRVRAGLRGLALRISVDDQGPGVPWEERPRVWAPYHRLARDAEGAAGGSGIGLAVVKDLVELHGGRVGVGEPPGGGARFWIELPYAMHAGPSPVPGDAAVAAGARA, from the coding sequence ATGAACCGCATCCGACGCTCCACGCACCTAGCCCCCGGCTCGGCGTTTCCCGTCGGGCTGCTGCTGGTGCTGCTTGGATTGTCGGCGGTGCTGGCGTACCAGGCGGTGGACGCGGCGCGCTCCGAGGCACGGTCCACCGAGCGGGCGCTGCGCGGCTACGCGTCGTTCGCCACGTGGGAGCTGGAGCGGCGCGCGGACGACGCCCTGCGCCGGCGCATCTCCGCGTCGCTGGGGGACGTGCTCGCGCGCCGGCCCGCGGACGCCGCCGCGCTGGCCGCGGACGCCTCGCGGGCGCTGGCGTGGTGCGCCTGCGCGAATGCCGTCCAGGGCGCCGTCGCCGCGGCATCGGGAGATGGAGATCGACGGATCGACATCTCCGCCGCGCCTGCGGTGGCCGAGTGGCTTCGGGGGGATGGGATGGGCCGCATCACCGCCACCCGCGCGCCGGGGGACAGCCTCCGGATCGAGCCGATCCTCATCTCCGGTACACGTCATCTCCTTATCTACCGTGTGGTGGTGGGCGAGGATGGGCGGCGGGCGGCCGGTCTCCTGCTCGATCCCGCGCGCCTGGCGCCCGCCGCGTTCGAGGACGCCTACCATGCCGGCGCGCTCCTCCCCGGCGCCGTGCGCGCCGCCGGCCAGCGCGACGCCGTGGCCGCGGCGGTGTCGACGCCCGACGGCGGCGTGGTGTGGCGCTCGCCGCTTCCCGCGAACGCCGCGCGCGACGGCGCGTGGGTGGACGCCAAGATCGGCGCGTATCCCCCCGAGCCGCTGGCGCGCGGCGACGTGGCCCAGCCGCTGGGCGGCCTTTTCGCCGGGCTCACCTCCCGCGTCTCGGTGCGCGCGGACGCGGTGGTCGGCGCGACGCCGCAGGGGCCGCGCACGCGGCTGCCGCTGCTGCTGACGGTTTTCGGGCTGACGATGGCGCTCGTCTGCGTCGCGATCGTGCAGCTCCGCCGTCAGCAGGAGCTGGTCAGGCTGCGCGACGAGTTCGTCTCCGGCGTGTCGCACGAGCTGCGGACGCCGCTGGCGCAGATCCGCCTATTCTCAGACCTGCTGGACTCCGGCCGCCTTCCCACCGACGAGCAGCGCGCGCGCTCCGTCCGCATCATCGCCGAGGAGAGCCGCCGGCTGTCGTGGCTGGTGGAGAACATCCTCCACTTCTCGCGGGCGCAGCGCGGCGCCGCACGGGTGCAGCCGAATCCCGTGGAAGCCGCGCCGCTCGTCCGCGAGATCGTAGACGCCTTCGCACCGCTCGCCCGTGCGCGCGAGGTGGATTTCGCCGTGGAGGCCGACGACGGCATCGTCGTGCGCGTCGACCCGGACGCGCTTCGGCAGGTGCTGCTCAATCTCCTCGACAACGCCGTGAAGTACGGCCCGCCGGGGCAGACGGTGCGCGTGCGCGCGGGGCTGCGCGGGCTGGCGCTGCGCATCTCGGTCGACGACCAGGGGCCGGGCGTTCCGTGGGAGGAGCGGCCGCGCGTGTGGGCGCCGTACCACCGCCTCGCGCGCGACGCGGAGGGCGCCGCCGGCGGCAGCGGGATCGGCTTGGCCGTGGTGAAGGACCTGGTCGAGCTGCACGGCGGCCGCGTGGGCGTGGGCGAGCCCCCGGGCGGCGGCGCGCGCTTCTGGATCGAGCTGCCGTACGCCATGCATGCCGGCCCGTCGCCCGTGCCTGGAGACGCCGCCGTTGCCGCGGGGGCGCGCGCGTGA
- a CDS encoding nucleotidyltransferase domain-containing protein, translated as MLTNVLDAVLGSTAKVKILRALLPLTSAVSGREAKLLSGVRSQGGALQALTELAQLGVLHEERIRGARLYRVNRAHHVTAALSALFQIEGQRLSSLRALIENHTAAKGLIKRVQAVILFGSAARGDARPGSDLDLFVVADSTRGTARLRDALDDVAQEAARTLGLNISALVMPNVQLRRRWRAGDPLLRNIEAEGRVLLGASLPELTEDR; from the coding sequence ATGCTGACCAATGTTCTCGATGCGGTGCTCGGCTCGACGGCCAAGGTGAAGATCCTGCGGGCGCTCCTTCCGCTCACCTCGGCGGTGTCGGGACGCGAGGCCAAGCTGCTCTCCGGCGTGCGCTCTCAAGGCGGTGCGTTGCAAGCCCTTACGGAGTTGGCGCAGCTCGGGGTCCTGCACGAGGAACGCATCCGGGGGGCACGGCTTTACCGGGTGAATCGCGCCCATCACGTCACCGCTGCGCTGTCAGCTCTGTTCCAGATTGAGGGGCAACGACTTAGCTCTCTTCGTGCCTTAATAGAGAATCACACGGCTGCGAAAGGCTTGATCAAGCGCGTCCAAGCCGTCATATTGTTCGGCAGCGCCGCCCGTGGCGACGCCCGCCCGGGCAGCGACCTCGACCTGTTCGTGGTAGCGGATTCGACGCGAGGGACTGCCCGGCTGCGCGATGCGCTGGACGACGTGGCGCAGGAAGCGGCGCGCACGCTGGGGCTGAACATCTCGGCGCTCGTCATGCCGAACGTGCAGTTGCGGCGTCGGTGGCGAGCCGGCGACCCGCTGCTGCGGAACATCGAAGCCGAGGGGCGCGTGCTCCTCGGCGCATCGTTGCCCGAACTCACGGAGGATCGATGA
- a CDS encoding amino acid permease — protein sequence MGLLSRKSVQELQEEAGRGTLRRSLGPVNLTTLGIGSVIGTGIFVLTGTAASQNAGPALVISMIVAAVACAFAGLCYAELASMIPVAGSAYTYAYATAGEIFAWIIGWDLMLEYALSASTVAVGWSGYFVSFMGDLGIHLPPRLAAAPEVSITLANGTVTHGVFNFPAAMIVLVVSMLLAIGIRESANTNTALVILKVAVLLVFVAAGAAFVRRANLTPFIPPNTGEFGSFGWSGVMRGAAVMFFAYVGFDAVSTAAQEARNPQRDLPVGILGSLAICTVIYILVATVLIGIVPYSRLNVPDPLAVGIDSTGLTWLSPVIKISALFGLFSTMLVTLLGQTRIFFTMSRDGLLPGAFGRVHPRWRTPHVSTAITGCVVSVAAGLLPISVLSQLVSIGTLLAFVLVSVGVLVLRRSRPELERPFRTPWMPWVPILAIISCVAQMVSLPGATWTRLFVWLAMGMVIYFAYGRWRSRVGLAAADSPSDKPKAVA from the coding sequence ATGGGCCTGTTGTCGCGGAAGAGCGTCCAGGAGTTGCAGGAGGAGGCCGGGCGCGGCACCCTCCGCCGCTCGCTGGGCCCGGTCAACCTCACCACGCTGGGCATCGGCTCGGTCATCGGCACCGGCATTTTCGTGCTGACCGGCACGGCGGCGTCGCAGAACGCGGGGCCGGCGCTGGTCATCTCCATGATCGTGGCGGCGGTCGCGTGCGCGTTCGCGGGGCTGTGCTACGCGGAGCTGGCGTCGATGATCCCCGTCGCGGGGAGCGCGTACACCTACGCGTACGCCACGGCGGGCGAGATCTTTGCCTGGATCATCGGGTGGGACCTGATGCTGGAGTACGCGCTCTCGGCATCCACCGTGGCGGTCGGCTGGTCGGGGTACTTCGTCAGCTTCATGGGCGACCTGGGGATCCACCTGCCGCCGCGCCTGGCCGCCGCGCCCGAGGTCTCCATCACCCTCGCGAACGGGACGGTGACGCACGGCGTCTTCAATTTCCCTGCAGCGATGATCGTGCTGGTGGTGTCGATGCTCTTGGCCATCGGCATCCGTGAGTCGGCGAACACCAACACGGCGCTGGTGATCCTGAAGGTGGCCGTGCTGCTCGTCTTCGTGGCGGCGGGTGCGGCGTTCGTGCGGCGCGCGAACCTGACGCCGTTCATCCCCCCCAACACCGGCGAGTTCGGCTCGTTCGGGTGGAGCGGGGTGATGCGCGGCGCGGCGGTGATGTTCTTCGCCTACGTGGGCTTCGACGCCGTCTCCACCGCGGCGCAGGAGGCGCGCAACCCCCAGCGCGACCTGCCGGTCGGCATCCTGGGCTCGCTCGCCATCTGCACCGTCATCTACATCCTCGTTGCGACCGTGCTGATCGGCATCGTCCCCTACTCGCGGCTGAACGTGCCCGACCCGCTGGCGGTGGGGATCGACTCGACGGGGCTGACGTGGCTCTCGCCCGTGATCAAGATCAGCGCGCTCTTCGGCCTGTTCAGCACCATGCTAGTGACGCTGCTGGGGCAGACGCGGATCTTCTTCACCATGAGCCGCGACGGGCTGCTGCCGGGCGCGTTCGGGCGCGTGCACCCGCGCTGGCGCACGCCGCATGTGAGCACGGCCATCACCGGCTGCGTCGTCTCCGTCGCGGCCGGGCTGCTGCCGATCAGCGTGCTGAGCCAGCTGGTGAGCATCGGCACGCTGCTGGCGTTCGTGCTGGTGAGCGTGGGTGTGCTGGTGCTGCGCCGCTCGCGGCCAGAGCTGGAGCGCCCTTTCCGCACCCCGTGGATGCCGTGGGTGCCGATCCTGGCGATCATCTCCTGCGTGGCGCAGATGGTGTCGCTCCCCGGCGCCACCTGGACGCGGC
- a CDS encoding response regulator transcription factor, translating to MSRILVVEDNANLAYGLTASLELEGHRVTVARDGAEGLRAARELAPDLVILDLMLPEMDGYRVLKTLREEGRDVPVLILTARGAESDKVLGFRLGADDYVTKPFGLLELLARVGALLRRARPAPGDAAAERGVVTIGEIEVSPGSRAVRRRGEEVALTPKEFDLLMALVRRKGSVAGRLELLAEVWGHRAAVMTRTVDMHVAQLRRKLEDDPADPRHIVTVWKAGYRIAL from the coding sequence GTGAGCCGCATCCTGGTGGTGGAAGACAACGCCAACCTGGCGTACGGCTTGACGGCCAGCCTGGAGCTGGAGGGCCACCGCGTGACCGTGGCCCGCGACGGGGCCGAAGGGCTGCGCGCGGCGCGGGAGCTGGCGCCCGACCTTGTCATCCTCGACCTGATGCTGCCGGAGATGGACGGCTACCGCGTGCTGAAGACGCTGCGCGAGGAGGGCCGCGACGTGCCCGTGCTGATCCTGACGGCGCGTGGCGCGGAGAGCGACAAGGTGCTCGGCTTCCGCCTGGGCGCTGACGACTACGTGACCAAGCCGTTCGGGCTGCTGGAGCTGCTCGCCCGCGTGGGCGCGCTCCTGCGCCGGGCGCGGCCGGCACCTGGGGATGCCGCCGCCGAGCGGGGCGTCGTCACCATCGGCGAGATCGAGGTGAGCCCCGGCTCGCGCGCCGTCCGCCGCCGCGGCGAGGAGGTGGCGCTGACGCCGAAGGAGTTCGACCTGTTGATGGCGCTGGTGCGGCGGAAGGGGAGCGTGGCCGGGCGGCTGGAGCTGCTGGCCGAGGTGTGGGGCCACCGCGCCGCCGTCATGACGCGCACCGTCGACATGCACGTGGCCCAGCTCCGCCGCAAGCTCGAGGACGATCCCGCCGATCCCCGCCACATCGTCACCGTCTGGAAAGCCGGCTACCGCATCGCGCTGTGA